ATATAAGTTAAACTCAAGGCAATCTACTCAGAGATAAGGCAGTGGAGagaggaaaattaaaaaaaaatcaatagcagAGTTCACATGATTGATTTACCTCGTCTCTAATCGGATTAATCTCGCAAGCCATTCTGCTTCGCTCCCATTCCGCAGAAGAACGTACGAGGGTTGGAACACAAACGATGTCGTATGATTGGCGTAGTAGGTGCCTAGAATAGCATTATCCACATTTCCGGGACTAATTTTTGTTGGTTCTTTgacgatttttcttcattttagcCACTTCGCACAACGGAAATGCCCTCTCCAGTTCTCTTTTCCCTAAAAGATACAAGCTGCAAAGTTCCGCCTTAGTTCCAGTCTATATATTTCCGCCTTATTTTCCTGGGCTTTGCTTGGGtgcatgaataaaaatttttccataaatgaatgaaaaagtatGTGAAAGTGTCACAGATGACGTTAGCAGGTGGAACCACATACTTAAGGTGGAGAAATTCGGCAAAGTAGAGAGTTTATGATGAGAAGCATGAAATGCTCTCACATCACATCACATCTACTTTGCCGAATATGCCGGTTATATGTTTCAGTCCCATACCACAAACAGAAATGATTGGAATGGATAGCACAGTAAATTACTCTTTCAGTAGTGAGTCATTAACATTTCTGATGTTGTGAGGGAAATTCCAGCTATTTTTTATCGCTCAATATTTCGACCCTGTTCTTTCAAAACAGTGTTTTTTAAACGTTATATGTCAATGttatttgtgagaaaaaagacgGTGCCCCCAAGCACACTACCTGTCTAAAAAATATCCTTTAGAATCCTAAATATCAGCTTAAaatatattactattttaGACCTATAACATAAGCTTAATTACAGCAAGAAGACTTGCACTTCCAGGAAGACTCTAGCTTGAGATTGAGATATGGTTTCTcgtattcaaatatttcttatatttactATTTGTTTCTAACTTGtacttttaaatgtttttattgCTTTGGGTAATTAGGTTTGGGAAAGTTCAGAACTGCTGATTCCTGCAAAAGAATTGATGATGTTGCCTCCAGGGGACCGTTTTCCTCATAATTATAAGCATCCAGTAGTCAATACGGCTTGCAAGCAACTCATTTCAACATCGCGTTTTCAGCCTTATTTGCCCAACCGAGCACTATTCTATGTAAATTCTTGCTTTGTGAAAAGATGGGGAACGAAAGTGAAATATCGGCTACCAAAACAAATTGATCATGTTTAAATATTAGTGGTGAGGTATTCAATGGCTCtttttttgggagaaaaatGTCAACGTAAATTTTGGCAATTTTAGCCAGACTGCCCAGACAGCGCACTCACCTACATTGTCATTTTTATCAAATTTGCAATGTAAATGGGTGTTCTGGCCGTCTGGCCAAAAATTTGCAGTATCCGTATCCAGTGGTGCTTCCTGCAAATCAACGGTGGACGTGGATCCCTCtcttagaggcagcataccacaaatctggggtggtacagatttcagctggagtatccgtatacggtgtcgtaggttatggagaccgggatggttccgctcatctctcgctgtatcactgcaagcagccggcccctgaatgctgttttgtacgacgccttctatggcacccttgcacgcatagcgtcccttactgcctatggGCCTGGgggaattgattttcgacgagtctcagggcggaggcggcgcaaagggtggagcgttgcaatagatggcatcttacaaaacagcattctggaggcggctgtttgcagtgatgcagggagagatgagcagaactacccccatctccataatctacgaccccgtatatggatactccacctgaaatctgtaccaccccagatttgtggtatgctgcctttaaccccGCTCTTGGTCTTAAGCCAGCCCCTAGCTGCATCACCATATACCCTAATCACATTGCGAAGGATGAAAGCCCATTAATGAAAGCGTTTGGACAAAACTATACGTTTGCCACGTCTACCACGAACTCCCTGCCTAACCAAATTTTACATTAATTCTACATTAGCCAAATTTTACGACACTACTGAACGAACCGTAAACTCCGTTGTGATAGGTCTCATAACGAATGGACGAGTGCCAATCTAATATATACCATTCATTTGCGTTTAGAGAACAAGAAACGTAGTCCTGAATGTAGTTTATTGatcttttgaggaaaaaaaattgtgttatGAAAAGTGGGCACCGCGTATGTAGTTGGTAACTCGTTTATGGGGCAGTCCGGATTGGAAGAGTTGAATCGCAAAGATTTGCTCAAAGGGCCTCCTCGTGCGAGCACCTGCAAATGTTGCGATATaggaataataaattaattgtttCACAGTAGAATAGCATGCATTATAATGAAgtacattttctattttcgcaATGTAAGTACATATTATTCAGGGAATCCGCGGTAAAAGCTGCagatagggttgtagattacaggATCGCGGGGTTCCGCTCAGCCCtacctgaaaaaagaaaaaaaacttccgtaaaaaacggagtgGAGaccgccttagttcctacgaacGCGCCTCTGTATGCACgtttgaccgctcgcacttcGATGCGGCGCAGCACAAGGGCGGCGCGTTGCAACGACGCAAAGAATGGcgtcttccaggccgtttttttacgacggttaGGAAAAGATGGGCGGTTCCCCCTCCTCCACACATTCGACGTCAacttatattttctttccgatttttttttcaaggatcaTTACGTATATGTGTGCGTGACAGGTAGAGGAAAGACTTACGTGACCGTTCTCAGTGAAGTATCCTGagctttctttcaatttcttttcagctgaaaaaatctaaaaaactAGCAGAACACCTAAAGGACGAGTTCACTGTCAGCATAAGCAATGTATAAGAACGATGAAAACATCCTCAAATCGATATCGCGACACATCTGCGTGCTTTAGGAGCGCTCCTGACATCCTTTCGATCGTAAATTAACGAATCACCTTGTGTCAGTCACGCATCCCTGCGTCGCATAGCGCATACCCTAGTATGCTAATGAACTTAACGTCGGGACACGTCTTTGAGCCAGTCGGCTTTTCTATTTACCAACGTCACATGACGTTGGTAAATAGAGCTCACCTCAGACAACGCATGAGTATGTCGTGACAATGAGTACTGACATTCCTCGTAGGCGCCAAAATCCGGCGATAGTCGGTATTCGCCTTGATAACCCTAGAATGAGATATAGCAGTCGAAATGTAGGCAGTTTATGCTAAAACAAAAAGACGTATGGAAATTCCTCACCTGGAACCCAAACCGACACTGTCGAGCGCTCGTAACCTGTCGCCAGGTGAAGAGAACTGACGGCTTAATGGAAACTGTGCTTTGTTGATCTCTTGCAAGGTCTCTTTGTGATTTTGATGACATCATGGTCAGGCAAAATCGAGCTGGTTGCGGAAGATACTAGAATGATGTATGTTATCTGAATCCAGCAACAGAGGGAAAATATCAGGTTTAAAAAGCTCAGTCAGCTCAGATAATTCCATTGAACTACATTCTTCTTAGTGCTACGTTCGAGATGTACTTTGCTGATATAACAGTTGAAGCGCGAAACCTGCTCTACAAATCTACAAATCAGATAAATCAGGACTACCAATGCGATCAGTTTACTCGAAAAAGCAACCTTTCACACTGAATGATGACATCCAGTTTAGGCGCATTCGCGCGGGTGAAGCGCACTCCGTAAGAGGTTGGCGgtggccgcacggtcgatggttcgaaaccgttctAGTGCCAATCATGCATTTCATTCCTCAACAAATTAGTACCACACTTGTccaggagaataaaaacactgacctgatcaTCGGatggtccccgcaagtcattgtgcaacctaacacgcgttccaaaaacctcaacgattgcgaattgcagtaaagcgcgttggcgcatctcacGTGGATTGATAAGCCAGagaatttattctttatccttttatttcacAACTCATATGGGCGTAAGGAGTTGCATCGTCGCATAAATTGATCGGCCTGGTGCTCTCAAACCCCTATCTGATCACTGGATTTGCAAGCAAATGTTTCGCTATTTCGATATTACACTTGCAATACTTATTCACTTACTTATCTAGTTGTTTAATAGTGGTAGGAAtgcaacatcgaaaatttgctgctattaaaagaaattattgaattCCCAATCGACTACCTGCATATGCCCATGAGAGTGTCGTCGTTGATGTGTGCACAGATGAATGGAAAAGTCAACTGGAGTTTCTGCAGAGATCCGCGCGCTTTCGGAACTCGGAAATAATCCCAGAAATAGTGTGCAGAAGAGCATTTCGCAATCGAATCTAATTCACTTCTGTAAGAAACCATGTATAAAACATTCGCATCCAGCAGCAGTTTCTGGTGTCCagataaacaaaatttcttgacCAATTTAAGAGCGGTTCTCAGAATAtgaaccttaaaggcatcaccccacgaatctgaggtggtgcagatttcaggtggagtattcgtatacgggatgggagactacgga
The Necator americanus strain Aroian chromosome I, whole genome shotgun sequence genome window above contains:
- a CDS encoding hypothetical protein (NECATOR_CHRI.G2592.T1), with protein sequence MRQRALLQFAIVEVFGTRVRLHNDLRGPSDDQYLPQPARFCLTMMSSKSQRDLARDQQSTVSIKPSVLFTWRQVTSARQCRFGFQGYQGEYRLSPDFGAYEECQYSLSRHTHALSEVLARGGPLSKSLRFNSSNPDCPINELPTTYADYVSCSLNANEWYILDWHSSIRYETYHNGVYGTYYANHTTSFVFQPSYVLLRNGSEAEWLARLIRLETRTNGCDRASLLVRLDEYWPYSSTVALHYYVRDGRRISYDGHLITASVERWLQHDFALQAEPGIHEICAQSLSNGKLEDSVFMRLKVLCMHRFCCDLFLQKLVQENKFKKNYVGNLMSMSRNAWCYWSNSPHLLLIRLEANFQEVGF
- a CDS encoding hypothetical protein (NECATOR_CHRI.G2592.T2); this encodes MQYLPQPARFCLTMMSSKSQRDLARDQQSTVSIKPSVLFTWRQVTSARQCRFGFQGYQGEYRLSPDFGAYEECQYSLSRHTHALSEVLARGGPLSKSLRFNSSNPDCPINELPTTYADYVSCSLNANEWYILDWHSSIRYETYHNGVYGTYYANHTTSFVFQPSYVLLRNGSEAEWLARLIRLETRTNGCDRASLLVRLDEYWPYSSTVALHYYVRDGRRISYDGHLITASVERWLQHDFALQAEPGIHEICAQMVGKPHIRHRSLSNGKLEDSVFMRLKVLCMHRFCCDLFLQKLVQENKFKKNYVGNLMSMSRNAWCYWSNSPHLLLIRLEANFQEVGF